From the genome of Streptomyces sp. NBC_01116, one region includes:
- a CDS encoding MarR family winged helix-turn-helix transcriptional regulator, with translation MSGTEESMSGTGEHEDDEELRWLDEQEKAAWTGLISLVLLLPGKLESPLRQEHGLTLFEYLVLSHLSEAPGRRLRMGELAFLASGSLSRLSNVVKRCEHRGWVVRTPDPADGRYTLAELTDAGFDIVRLAAPTHLRAVRAVVLDALNATDQKALTRIAEKLSIVPDDFG, from the coding sequence ATGAGCGGTACGGAAGAGTCCATGAGCGGTACGGGAGAGCACGAGGACGACGAGGAACTCCGCTGGCTCGACGAGCAGGAGAAGGCGGCCTGGACGGGGCTGATCTCCCTGGTCCTGCTGCTGCCCGGCAAGCTGGAGTCGCCGCTGCGCCAGGAGCACGGCCTCACCCTGTTCGAGTACCTCGTGCTCAGCCATCTCTCCGAGGCCCCGGGGCGCAGGCTGCGGATGGGAGAGCTCGCCTTCCTCGCCAGCGGGTCGCTCTCCCGGCTGTCCAACGTCGTCAAACGCTGTGAACACCGAGGCTGGGTCGTACGGACCCCCGACCCGGCCGACGGCCGGTACACCCTCGCCGAACTCACCGACGCGGGCTTCGACATCGTGCGCCTGGCAGCACCCACACACCTGCGCGCCGTTCGCGCCGTCGTCCTCGACGCGCTCAACGCGACCGACCAGAAGGCGCTCACGCGCATCGCCGAGAAGCTCAGCATCGTCCCGGACGACTTCGGCTGA
- a CDS encoding ABC transporter substrate-binding protein, which yields MKLRVLTAVVATLAVTLVGCSGKATDGKAAEEGEGGIKTGPGVSSSTISLGVLTDMTGVYASLGKSVTQAQQLWVKQTNDEGGICDRKIELTVRDHGYDPQKAIAAYTELEPEVVGFAQFIGSPFVAAVEQRIDGQDKGLVLPQAWSANLLGSPYVRVIGATYDVETINLIDYLLAEKRIAKGDKIGHVYFEGDYGENALVGSEHAAKEAGLTVVEQKIKPTDNDMTAQVAALKQAGVKAVIVSAGPRQAASLVGVAAATGFDVPVVGNNSAFAPQLLKTQAGPALLKDYYVAASTLPIGDPGDGPAKLAKEYAAQYPKDVLDNGVVAGYTAASLFGEALSKACDDKDLTREGIDKALLTIKGYGSEFGVSHDFSDPKAPSTRESVIMKPDAGAAGGLKVVRPAEVAAAAESFTAGS from the coding sequence ATGAAACTCAGAGTGCTCACGGCCGTGGTCGCGACCCTCGCCGTCACCCTCGTCGGGTGCAGCGGCAAGGCGACCGACGGCAAGGCGGCCGAGGAGGGCGAGGGCGGGATCAAGACGGGCCCCGGGGTCTCCTCCTCGACGATCTCCCTCGGCGTGCTGACCGACATGACCGGCGTCTACGCCTCGCTGGGCAAGAGCGTCACCCAGGCGCAGCAGCTGTGGGTCAAGCAGACGAACGACGAGGGCGGCATCTGCGACCGGAAGATCGAACTGACGGTCCGCGACCACGGCTACGACCCGCAGAAGGCCATCGCCGCGTACACCGAACTGGAGCCGGAGGTGGTGGGCTTCGCCCAGTTCATCGGCTCCCCGTTCGTCGCCGCCGTCGAGCAGCGCATCGACGGCCAGGACAAGGGCCTCGTGCTGCCGCAGGCGTGGTCGGCGAATCTGCTGGGCTCCCCGTACGTCCGGGTCATCGGCGCCACCTACGACGTCGAGACGATCAACCTCATCGACTATCTCCTCGCCGAGAAGCGCATCGCCAAGGGCGACAAGATCGGCCATGTGTACTTCGAGGGCGACTACGGCGAGAACGCGCTCGTCGGCTCGGAGCACGCGGCGAAGGAGGCCGGTCTCACCGTCGTCGAGCAGAAGATCAAGCCGACCGACAACGACATGACGGCCCAGGTCGCCGCCCTCAAGCAGGCCGGGGTCAAGGCCGTGATCGTCAGCGCTGGCCCGCGCCAGGCTGCCTCGCTCGTCGGCGTCGCGGCGGCCACCGGCTTCGACGTCCCGGTCGTCGGCAACAACTCGGCCTTCGCCCCGCAGCTGTTGAAGACCCAGGCGGGCCCCGCGCTGCTCAAGGACTACTACGTGGCCGCCTCCACGCTGCCCATCGGGGACCCGGGCGACGGCCCCGCCAAGCTCGCGAAGGAGTACGCCGCCCAGTACCCGAAGGACGTGCTCGACAACGGCGTCGTCGCCGGTTACACGGCGGCCTCCCTGTTCGGCGAGGCCCTGTCGAAGGCCTGCGACGACAAGGACCTCACCCGTGAGGGCATCGACAAGGCGCTGCTCACGATCAAGGGGTACGGGAGCGAGTTCGGGGTGTCGCACGACTTCTCGGACCCGAAGGCCCCGTCCACCCGGGAGAGCGTCATCATGAAGCCGGACGCGGGCGCCGCCGGCGGGCTGAAGGTGGTCCGGCCGGCCGAGGTAGCAGCGGCGGCGGAGTCCTTCACCGCCGGTTCCTGA
- a CDS encoding branched-chain amino acid ABC transporter permease: MSDTTAEAAPAAEAPAAPAPAPTRAQGLTERLRRPRTYAVLIGSLLLLVLPFYVDRFWLQAGLFAMAAAIGAIGLNMLTGATGQLSMGHAFFLAVGAYGYCVLAGGSSTENGHTLTGLGLPTWLAAILAVLLAGAAGGLFSPIAGRLRGAYLGIATLALIFIGQHVLFNADSLTGGYNGRAVPPLSVFGFTFDDTELVVAAVPFGSSEKLWYAGLLALLLSALFARGVLRGRPGRAMNAIRDHRIAAGVMGVPVARYRAGVFVLSSMYAGLAGVLLALVFQRTVPEYFGMILSLEYLAMIVIGGLGSVGGAVIGAAFVTLLPQVFTHYSDSLPLVSAPGTGGLAPGEASRYLYGAAVVAVVLFLPGGLARLGLARAKKPAAPKNPGEKS; encoded by the coding sequence GTGTCTGACACCACCGCCGAAGCCGCCCCCGCCGCCGAGGCCCCAGCCGCACCGGCCCCCGCGCCCACCCGCGCCCAGGGCCTCACCGAACGGCTGCGCAGGCCCCGTACGTACGCCGTCCTCATCGGCTCCCTCCTGCTCCTCGTCCTCCCCTTCTACGTGGACCGCTTCTGGCTCCAGGCCGGGCTGTTCGCGATGGCGGCGGCGATCGGCGCCATCGGGCTCAACATGCTCACCGGCGCCACCGGGCAGCTCTCCATGGGCCACGCGTTCTTCCTCGCCGTCGGCGCGTACGGCTACTGCGTCCTGGCCGGTGGGAGCAGCACGGAGAACGGGCACACGCTGACCGGACTCGGGCTGCCCACCTGGCTGGCCGCGATCCTCGCCGTGCTGCTCGCCGGAGCGGCGGGCGGGCTCTTCAGCCCCATCGCCGGCCGGCTGCGCGGCGCGTACCTCGGCATCGCGACCCTCGCGCTGATCTTCATCGGGCAGCACGTCCTGTTCAACGCGGACTCCCTGACCGGCGGTTACAACGGCCGGGCCGTACCACCGCTGTCCGTCTTCGGGTTCACGTTCGACGACACCGAACTCGTCGTCGCCGCCGTCCCGTTCGGCTCCTCGGAGAAGCTCTGGTACGCGGGACTGCTCGCGCTCCTGCTGAGCGCGCTGTTCGCCCGGGGCGTGCTGCGCGGCCGGCCCGGCCGGGCCATGAACGCCATCCGCGACCACCGGATCGCTGCCGGGGTGATGGGCGTGCCCGTGGCCCGCTACCGGGCCGGGGTCTTCGTCCTGTCCTCGATGTACGCGGGCCTCGCCGGCGTCCTGCTCGCCCTGGTCTTCCAGCGGACCGTGCCCGAGTACTTCGGCATGATCCTGTCCCTCGAATACCTCGCCATGATCGTCATCGGCGGGCTCGGCAGCGTCGGCGGAGCCGTGATCGGCGCCGCCTTCGTCACCCTGCTCCCGCAGGTGTTCACGCACTACAGCGACTCCCTGCCGCTGGTCTCCGCCCCCGGCACGGGCGGGCTGGCGCCCGGTGAGGCGTCCCGCTATCTGTACGGCGCCGCGGTGGTCGCGGTGGTCCTGTTCCTGCCCGGCGGCCTCGCCCGCCTGGGCCTCGCACGCGCGAAGAAGCCCGCGGCTCCGAAGAATCCAGGGGAGAAGTCATGA
- a CDS encoding Rid family hydrolase yields MSTVTFGVTPGFGEKLHAALGYSGAVRVDDRVEISGQAGVDDDLAIPDSLEDEIVQAFDNVERTLATVGATWKDVIHVNSYHKVAPGDDAIGDDHNRVMAEQFRRRLDGRAPIWTETGVTVLGLAAMRVEIRVTAIVGSGN; encoded by the coding sequence ATGAGCACCGTCACCTTCGGCGTCACTCCGGGCTTCGGCGAGAAGCTGCACGCGGCCCTCGGATACAGCGGGGCCGTCCGCGTCGACGACCGGGTCGAGATCTCCGGCCAGGCCGGGGTGGACGACGACCTGGCCATCCCGGACTCACTGGAGGACGAGATCGTCCAGGCGTTCGACAACGTCGAACGCACGCTCGCCACGGTCGGAGCGACTTGGAAGGACGTCATCCACGTGAACTCGTACCACAAGGTCGCACCGGGGGACGACGCCATCGGCGACGACCACAACAGGGTCATGGCCGAGCAGTTCCGCCGCCGCCTCGACGGCCGGGCGCCGATCTGGACCGAGACCGGCGTCACGGTCCTCGGCCTGGCCGCCATGCGCGTGGAGATCCGCGTCACCGCCATCGTCGGCTCCGGGAACTGA
- a CDS encoding branched-chain amino acid ABC transporter permease, whose translation MTTFLELLLGGLSIGSVYALIALGFVVIFKATEVVNFAHASLLLAGGYVTAVLHDDIGFWPALLVGIAGAAAVGAGIEFFVMRRYRGSDHSVLAIVTIGVDILLITELTRRMGTDVLALGDPWGNEVVTIGGVTLAQTRIAAFLAAGLLITVFLLAFRYTSWGVSMRAAAENPQTAALMGIKLGRVSLAAWAVAGALAAVAALFLTVFPTPGLERATSLAALKAFPAAILGGLDSTTGALAGGLIVGVTESLATGYQSDLAFLGRGIGDLAPYLVMVAVLLIRPAGLFGTKELARV comes from the coding sequence GTGACCACGTTCCTCGAACTCCTCCTCGGCGGCTTGTCGATCGGCTCGGTCTACGCACTCATCGCGCTCGGGTTCGTCGTCATCTTCAAGGCCACCGAGGTCGTCAACTTCGCCCACGCGTCCCTGCTGCTGGCGGGCGGCTACGTCACCGCCGTGCTCCACGACGACATCGGGTTCTGGCCCGCGCTGCTCGTCGGGATCGCGGGGGCGGCGGCCGTCGGGGCGGGCATCGAGTTCTTCGTGATGCGCCGCTACCGGGGCAGCGATCACAGCGTCCTGGCGATCGTCACCATCGGCGTCGACATCCTCCTGATCACCGAACTCACCCGGCGGATGGGCACGGACGTGCTCGCCCTCGGAGACCCCTGGGGCAACGAGGTCGTCACGATCGGCGGCGTCACCCTCGCCCAGACCCGTATCGCGGCGTTCCTCGCCGCCGGGCTGCTGATCACGGTGTTCCTGCTCGCCTTCCGCTACACCTCGTGGGGCGTGTCGATGCGGGCCGCCGCCGAGAACCCGCAGACGGCGGCGCTCATGGGCATCAAGCTGGGGCGGGTCTCGCTCGCCGCCTGGGCGGTCGCCGGCGCACTCGCCGCCGTCGCCGCCCTCTTCCTCACCGTGTTCCCGACCCCGGGCCTGGAACGCGCCACCTCGCTCGCCGCGCTCAAGGCGTTCCCCGCGGCGATCCTCGGCGGACTCGACTCCACCACCGGGGCGCTCGCCGGGGGGCTCATCGTCGGGGTCACCGAGTCGCTCGCCACCGGCTACCAGAGCGACCTGGCCTTCCTCGGCCGGGGCATCGGAGACCTGGCGCCCTACCTGGTGATGGTGGCGGTCCTGCTCATCCGGCCCGCGGGCCTCTTCGGCACGAAGGAGCTGGCCCGTGTCTGA
- a CDS encoding bifunctional serine/threonine-protein kinase/ABC transporter substrate-binding protein has protein sequence MEPLRSTDPARIAGYRVLGRLGAGGMGVVLLGRSPGGALVAIKLIRAEYADDDAFRARFRREVAIARQVRNRWAVPVVDADTEAPAPWLATEFVPGPALGEAVGSGGPLPERGVRALGSMLAEALEAVHTAGLVHRDVKPGNVLLGLDGPRLIDFGIARALDDTVLTATDVIVGSPGFLSPEQAQGRRIGPASDVFSLGCVLVYAATGGRPFGSGPVEAMLFRTVHDTADLGALPPGLLPVVEACLAKDPGDRPAAADIRRAFAEDVSGGSWLPGPVTHLIAERSARMLALPDIDATSLDAGATDGPAPGAETGTRTGTADTAGTGAGTGGRDAATVPASPARRRLLAYVVGGAALAATGGTAAWLASSGDGDASGGRGGRGEGDGGKAARPELHIGLQADLSGPSAALGTGQDRAARLAVAEHNAQGDTPFTLRLTTVDDGGDEERARAAVRRFAEDPLLVAALGATGTDAAREALVAYDEAALPLLSVVDGDIRHLNRIFLCARPRNDLQMLPVAQFLGAYEIDRIALVDDGTEYGRQTTRFLDAGLRGNGRTVLAETVREGTRDLDAEAERIAAKRPGAVVYGGGWRDAGRFAKSLTGAGFLGPKIGTQAVHDPRFLAEAGEDAAGWLVVSTAADPASVPSVHPFAAAYRKRFDSAPPLFAAEAYDAVGLIAACARGLGRERISRQDLLPALRTTSYKGVSKSYAFEPANGTYTGTGVFVYRVERGRFRYIGMDGREV, from the coding sequence ATGGAACCGCTCCGTTCCACCGACCCGGCACGGATCGCCGGGTACCGCGTCCTCGGCCGGCTCGGCGCCGGAGGCATGGGCGTGGTGCTGCTGGGCCGGTCGCCCGGCGGCGCGCTGGTGGCGATCAAGCTGATCCGCGCGGAGTACGCCGACGACGACGCCTTCCGCGCCCGCTTCCGGCGGGAGGTGGCCATCGCCCGGCAGGTGCGCAACCGGTGGGCGGTGCCCGTGGTCGACGCCGACACCGAGGCCCCGGCTCCGTGGCTGGCCACCGAGTTCGTGCCGGGGCCCGCCCTGGGCGAGGCGGTCGGCAGCGGGGGGCCGCTGCCGGAGCGCGGGGTGCGGGCGCTGGGCTCGATGCTCGCGGAGGCGCTGGAGGCGGTCCACACGGCGGGGCTCGTGCACCGGGACGTGAAGCCGGGCAACGTGCTGCTGGGCCTGGACGGGCCCCGGCTGATCGACTTCGGGATCGCGCGGGCCCTGGACGACACCGTCCTCACGGCGACGGACGTGATCGTCGGCTCCCCCGGCTTCCTCTCGCCCGAGCAGGCGCAGGGGCGGCGGATCGGACCGGCGAGCGACGTCTTCTCGCTGGGCTGCGTCCTGGTGTACGCGGCGACCGGCGGGCGGCCGTTCGGCAGCGGCCCGGTGGAGGCGATGCTGTTCCGCACGGTGCACGACACGGCGGACCTGGGCGCGCTGCCGCCCGGGCTGCTCCCGGTCGTCGAGGCGTGCCTGGCCAAGGACCCCGGGGACCGTCCCGCGGCGGCGGACATCCGCCGGGCGTTCGCCGAGGACGTGTCGGGCGGCAGCTGGCTGCCCGGCCCGGTCACCCATCTGATCGCCGAGCGCTCGGCGCGGATGCTCGCCCTGCCCGACATCGACGCGACGAGCCTGGACGCCGGCGCGACGGACGGCCCGGCGCCAGGCGCGGAGACGGGCACGAGGACGGGCACGGCTGACACGGCGGGCACGGGGGCCGGAACCGGCGGCCGGGACGCGGCCACCGTCCCGGCCTCCCCCGCCCGTCGCCGCCTCCTCGCGTACGTCGTCGGCGGCGCGGCGCTCGCGGCGACGGGCGGCACCGCCGCGTGGCTGGCCTCCTCCGGCGACGGCGACGCCTCGGGCGGCAGGGGCGGCAGGGGCGAGGGGGACGGCGGGAAGGCGGCCCGCCCGGAGCTGCACATCGGGCTCCAGGCCGACCTCAGCGGCCCGTCGGCGGCCCTCGGCACGGGACAGGACCGGGCGGCGCGGCTCGCGGTCGCGGAGCACAACGCTCAGGGGGACACGCCGTTCACGCTGCGGCTGACCACGGTCGACGACGGGGGCGACGAGGAACGGGCCAGGGCGGCGGTGCGCCGGTTCGCCGAGGACCCGCTGCTGGTGGCCGCCCTGGGCGCGACCGGCACGGACGCGGCGCGGGAGGCGCTGGTCGCGTACGACGAGGCGGCGCTGCCGCTGCTCAGCGTGGTCGACGGGGACATCCGGCACCTGAACCGGATCTTCCTGTGCGCCCGGCCGCGCAACGACCTGCAGATGCTGCCGGTGGCCCAGTTCCTCGGGGCGTACGAGATCGACCGGATCGCGCTGGTCGACGACGGCACCGAGTACGGCCGGCAGACCACCCGCTTCCTCGACGCGGGGCTGCGCGGCAACGGCCGCACGGTGCTCGCCGAGACCGTACGGGAGGGCACGCGCGACCTGGACGCGGAGGCTGAGCGGATCGCCGCGAAGCGGCCTGGGGCGGTGGTGTACGGGGGCGGGTGGCGGGACGCCGGACGGTTCGCCAAGTCGCTGACCGGGGCCGGGTTCCTCGGGCCGAAGATCGGCACCCAGGCCGTGCACGACCCGCGGTTCCTGGCGGAGGCCGGCGAGGACGCGGCGGGCTGGCTGGTCGTCTCGACGGCCGCAGACCCGGCTTCCGTGCCCTCGGTGCACCCGTTCGCCGCCGCCTACCGCAAGCGGTTCGACAGCGCGCCGCCGCTGTTCGCGGCGGAGGCGTACGACGCGGTCGGGCTGATCGCCGCCTGTGCCCGGGGGCTGGGCCGGGAGCGGATCAGCCGCCAGGACCTGCTGCCCGCGCTGCGGACGACCTCGTACAAGGGCGTGTCGAAGAGCTACGCCTTCGAGCCCGCCAACGGGACGTACACCGGGACCGGGGTCTTCGTCTACCGCGTGGAGCGCGGGCGCTTCCGCTACATCGGGATGGACGGCCGGGAGGTGTAG